The Clostridium sporogenes genome contains a region encoding:
- the murQ gene encoding N-acetylmuramic acid 6-phosphate etherase — MSERNINTVDLDSLSTLQIIRKINEEDEKVAKAIKKEEKNIASAVEIIVKALKEEGRMFYIGSGTSGKIGVLDASDCPATFGIDDFLVQGIISGGEAAISDCLEHTEDNEELAIEDLEKIGVNNKDVLIGITASGNTTYVNSAMKYGRQLGCKTIGIMCSKNGKLKNICDLTIAVDLGPEVIMGSTRMKAGTAQKMIVNMLSTTAMINLGKTYSNFMVNVKPINNKLKDRVKEIVMLATDKELEVVEKYLKECNYDPKVAIVMIKTGISVEKAQEKLQQHGGRVYYALKSYVDMGSD; from the coding sequence ATGAGTGAAAGAAATATAAATACTGTTGATTTAGATAGTTTAAGTACTTTGCAAATAATAAGAAAAATAAATGAAGAAGATGAAAAAGTAGCAAAAGCTATAAAAAAAGAAGAAAAAAATATAGCTTCTGCAGTTGAGATTATTGTTAAAGCTCTAAAGGAAGAAGGTAGAATGTTTTACATTGGTAGTGGAACAAGTGGAAAAATTGGAGTTTTGGATGCTTCCGATTGTCCTGCAACTTTTGGAATTGATGATTTCTTGGTACAAGGCATTATATCAGGTGGAGAAGCAGCTATAAGCGATTGTCTTGAACATACTGAGGATAATGAGGAGTTAGCCATAGAAGATCTAGAAAAAATAGGAGTAAATAATAAGGATGTTTTAATTGGAATAACTGCTAGTGGCAATACTACTTATGTAAATAGTGCTATGAAATATGGAAGACAGCTAGGATGTAAAACCATAGGCATTATGTGTAGTAAAAATGGAAAGCTTAAAAATATATGTGACTTAACTATAGCTGTAGATTTGGGGCCAGAGGTTATAATGGGATCAACAAGGATGAAAGCTGGTACTGCACAAAAAATGATTGTTAATATGTTAAGTACTACTGCCATGATTAATCTTGGAAAAACTTATTCTAATTTTATGGTTAATGTTAAGCCTATAAATAACAAGCTAAAAGACAGAGTTAAAGAAATAGTTATGTTGGCAACAGATAAAGAGTTAGAGGTAGTTGAAAAATATCTTAAGGAATGTAATTATGATCCCAAAGTTGCTATAGTTATGATTAAAACAGGAATTTCAGTTGAAAAAGCACAAGAAAAGTTACAACAGCATGGAGGTAGAGTTTATTATGCTTTAAAAAGCTATGTAGATATGGGGAGTGATTAA
- a CDS encoding GntR family transcriptional regulator, whose translation MMKIVSKKNPVPLHFQIKEILQEMIENEELKPGDAVPTERELCEIQGVSRMTVNKAIMSLVNEGLLYREQGKGTFVAKPKENKEIAGLKSFSEVMQDKGLKTETRILFFQIKEATKRIKSVLNLSDDNNKVFEISRLRMSEGEPVAIETVWIPYNLCSDMDRQTIEGKSLYETFKNKYKYFPNKAKQTIEPIILNEDECRLLNQNENALALMFRRTTYIKDEVPIEYTKAIYRSDIYKYELVFQ comes from the coding sequence ATGATGAAAATTGTTTCTAAAAAAAATCCAGTACCTCTCCATTTTCAAATTAAAGAGATATTGCAAGAGATGATAGAAAATGAAGAATTAAAGCCTGGAGATGCTGTACCTACAGAAAGAGAACTTTGTGAAATTCAAGGTGTTAGTAGGATGACAGTTAATAAGGCTATAATGTCTTTAGTTAATGAAGGATTATTGTATAGAGAACAGGGGAAGGGTACTTTTGTTGCTAAACCTAAAGAAAATAAAGAAATAGCTGGTCTAAAAAGTTTTAGTGAGGTAATGCAAGATAAAGGATTAAAAACAGAAACTAGAATTTTATTTTTTCAAATAAAGGAAGCTACAAAGAGAATAAAGTCTGTTTTAAACTTATCAGATGATAATAATAAAGTTTTTGAAATTAGTAGATTAAGAATGAGTGAAGGTGAACCAGTAGCTATAGAAACTGTGTGGATACCATATAATTTATGTAGTGATATGGATAGACAAACTATAGAGGGAAAATCTTTGTACGAAACTTTCAAAAATAAATACAAGTATTTTCCTAATAAGGCAAAACAAACCATAGAACCTATAATTTTAAATGAGGACGAATGTAGGCTTTTAAACCAAAATGAAAATGCTTTAGCCTTAATGTTTAGAAGAACTACTTATATAAAAGATGAAGTTCCAATAGAATATACAAAAGCAATTTATAGAAGTGACATATATAAGTATGAGTTGGTTTTCCAGTAG